In Bythopirellula goksoeyrii, a single window of DNA contains:
- the ndk gene encoding nucleoside-diphosphate kinase — MQRTFILLKPDCVQRRLMGQIITRFEQKGLNFVAMKMLRITPDLAKQHYAEHVEKGWYPTLEGFITGGPVMAAVVEGLEAVKVVRDMLGATSGLNAVPGTIRGDFSSSRQMNLVHGSDSPEAAVREIALYFEESEMCEDTPTISKWMLAADE, encoded by the coding sequence ATGCAACGCACTTTTATCTTACTTAAACCCGACTGTGTCCAACGCCGCCTGATGGGGCAGATCATCACCCGCTTCGAGCAAAAGGGCCTCAACTTCGTCGCTATGAAAATGTTGCGGATTACACCCGATTTGGCCAAGCAGCACTATGCTGAGCATGTCGAAAAAGGTTGGTATCCCACTCTAGAAGGCTTTATCACGGGTGGCCCCGTGATGGCAGCAGTTGTCGAAGGGTTGGAAGCGGTCAAAGTTGTGCGGGACATGCTCGGCGCGACTAGCGGTTTGAATGCCGTTCCAGGCACCATTCGCGGCGACTTTAGCAGCAGTCGGCAGATGAACCTTGTCCATGGCAGCGACAGTCCCGAGGCAGCTGTGAGAGAAATCGCACTCTACTTTGAAGAAAGCGAAATGTGCGAAGATACGCCGACAATATCGAAATGGATGCTGGCGGCAGACGAGTAG
- a CDS encoding deoxyribonuclease IV — translation MAILGAHMSIAGGYYKSVEAAQRAGCVCVQLFTKNNNQWRAKPISDEQAERFKQALVDLKIKHPIAHDSYLINLASPDDELWKKSIDAFIIEIQRADQLGIPYVVTHPGSYTTSTESRGIKRIVKALNEVHKQTRGAVAKCLLETVAGQGTNLGWKFEQLAAMIEGVRDPDRLGVCVDTCHIFAAGYPMDTEKNYKATMRQLNSTLGVQLVKAFHLNDSLKEFGSRVDRHAAIGRGKMGLEPFRFLLNDRRFRKVPMYMETPKGEEKGVKLDVINLRTLRGLIRN, via the coding sequence ATGGCGATTCTAGGAGCTCACATGTCGATAGCTGGCGGATACTACAAATCCGTCGAGGCCGCTCAGCGCGCGGGGTGTGTTTGTGTGCAGTTGTTTACGAAGAATAACAACCAGTGGCGAGCCAAGCCGATCTCGGATGAGCAGGCGGAGCGATTTAAGCAGGCGCTCGTCGACTTGAAAATCAAGCATCCAATTGCGCATGACTCTTATCTGATCAATCTTGCCAGTCCCGACGATGAGTTGTGGAAGAAATCGATCGATGCGTTTATCATCGAGATTCAGCGGGCAGATCAGTTGGGGATTCCTTATGTGGTGACCCATCCGGGTTCTTACACGACCAGCACCGAGAGTCGGGGGATCAAGCGGATTGTGAAGGCGCTCAATGAAGTGCATAAACAAACTCGCGGGGCAGTGGCGAAGTGCCTGTTAGAAACTGTCGCGGGGCAGGGGACCAATCTCGGGTGGAAATTTGAGCAACTAGCAGCGATGATCGAGGGGGTGCGCGATCCGGATCGGCTGGGAGTGTGTGTTGACACGTGCCATATATTTGCCGCCGGGTATCCCATGGACACCGAGAAGAATTACAAAGCGACCATGCGTCAACTCAACTCCACACTAGGTGTCCAGCTTGTGAAGGCGTTTCATTTGAACGATAGTCTCAAAGAGTTTGGCTCACGAGTGGATCGCCATGCAGCCATCGGTCGTGGGAAGATGGGATTGGAGCCATTTCGTTTTTTACTAAACGACCGGCGCTTTCGCAAAGTGCCTATGTATATGGAAACTCCGAAGGGTGAGGAAAAAGGGGTAAAGTTGGACGTTATCAATTTGAGAACACTGCGAGGATTGATAAGGAATTAG
- a CDS encoding SRPBCC family protein, whose protein sequence is MSKFSLSTHIAAPPEIVFPLLSDLEHAADNISGIDQIEVLTDGPMGAGTRFRETRTTFGKQTTEEMVVTAFDEPHGYTVECDSSGAHYVATYVLIPDIWGTTVKVDFDCQATTLLAKAMAPLTLLMMGPMKKCVEGDLEDVKQLAETQEWQEA, encoded by the coding sequence ATGTCAAAGTTCTCGCTCTCGACTCACATCGCGGCACCTCCCGAGATCGTGTTTCCATTGTTGAGTGATTTGGAACACGCAGCAGATAATATATCGGGGATTGACCAGATCGAGGTTCTTACTGATGGGCCAATGGGTGCAGGGACGCGTTTTCGTGAAACTCGGACAACGTTCGGCAAGCAGACGACCGAAGAGATGGTGGTGACGGCTTTTGATGAGCCGCATGGCTACACGGTTGAATGTGATTCGAGTGGTGCACACTACGTCGCGACTTACGTGTTGATTCCCGATATCTGGGGAACGACCGTCAAAGTGGATTTTGATTGTCAGGCGACAACCTTGCTAGCCAAAGCTATGGCGCCACTGACTCTCTTGATGATGGGACCGATGAAGAAATGTGTGGAAGGGGATTTAGAAGATGTCAAGCAGCTGGCGGAAACTCAAGAATGGCAGGAAGCATAG
- a CDS encoding amino acid kinase family protein, producing MSDLSIRVVKVGGSLFELPELGKRITTWLKIQSPAYNLLVAGGGKLVDEIRMQQLDERTAHWQCIEILEKTAISLASKLPGVSIVDLPPGFKESQPNCATVFSPSRWLREVEPNLPGTRLRESWEVTSDSIAARLTICFHRAELVLLKSADAPCLDFTKLAECRYVDRMFPEFAQELPVVRMVNLRQFPGES from the coding sequence GTGAGCGATCTATCAATACGTGTTGTCAAAGTGGGCGGTAGTCTGTTTGAACTGCCCGAACTTGGTAAGCGAATTACGACTTGGCTTAAGATCCAGTCCCCCGCTTACAATCTCTTAGTCGCCGGTGGGGGAAAGCTGGTCGATGAGATTCGCATGCAACAACTCGACGAACGCACGGCCCATTGGCAATGCATTGAGATCTTGGAGAAGACTGCTATTAGCTTGGCATCAAAACTACCTGGCGTTAGCATCGTAGATCTGCCTCCTGGCTTCAAAGAATCACAGCCCAATTGTGCAACTGTTTTTTCACCGAGTCGATGGCTTCGTGAAGTAGAACCCAACCTCCCAGGGACACGATTGCGAGAATCCTGGGAGGTGACGAGCGACTCGATCGCTGCAAGGTTAACGATTTGCTTCCATAGGGCAGAACTGGTGCTGCTAAAAAGTGCCGATGCACCATGCTTGGATTTCACGAAGCTTGCAGAATGCCGCTATGTTGACCGCATGTTTCCAGAGTTCGCACAGGAACTACCCGTCGTACGGATGGTTAATTTACGTCAGTTTCCCGGCGAGTCGTAG
- a CDS encoding hydantoinase/oxoprolinase family protein, which translates to MTKPEYAPVPSTRSPLLALDIGGANIKLADGNGFATNWPFPLWKHPDRLADKLAQCLANAPTADRLVVTMTGELCDCFETKSQGVAAIVSATMKAAVKRSVSFYQTNGRFVNSAEAIQSPLLTAASNWHALASAATYYCENDPGILIDVGSTTMDLIPLVEGSVAALGRTDTERLLNGELVYSGVERSPVCSVISELPWTGKSCPVAQELFATTADVYLLLGNLPEDSADTNTADGKPFTVEASHTRLARMVCGDRELVSFDDSVKFAQAIRDAQLRKMRAAFQSVVHAMPSQPQTIILSGHGEFLARLLMGELEISASIVSLNDEWGAKLNRCAPAHALALLAQESLS; encoded by the coding sequence ATGACGAAACCTGAATATGCCCCAGTCCCCAGCACCCGGTCCCCCCTCCTCGCTCTCGATATCGGCGGCGCAAACATCAAACTAGCCGACGGCAATGGCTTCGCCACCAACTGGCCGTTTCCCCTCTGGAAACATCCAGATCGTCTTGCGGATAAACTCGCCCAATGTCTTGCAAATGCACCCACTGCCGATCGACTGGTCGTGACCATGACCGGTGAACTCTGCGATTGCTTTGAAACGAAATCTCAGGGTGTCGCTGCTATTGTCTCAGCTACGATGAAGGCAGCAGTTAAGAGGTCCGTATCGTTCTATCAGACGAACGGTCGCTTTGTGAATTCGGCTGAGGCCATTCAATCTCCCCTGCTCACGGCTGCCAGCAATTGGCACGCCCTGGCATCGGCGGCCACTTACTATTGCGAAAACGATCCTGGCATTCTCATTGACGTCGGCTCGACCACCATGGATCTCATTCCCTTGGTAGAGGGCAGCGTGGCAGCCCTGGGTCGAACCGATACAGAGAGATTGCTAAACGGCGAGTTAGTCTATTCAGGCGTCGAGCGAAGCCCAGTCTGCTCGGTGATCTCAGAACTTCCGTGGACGGGCAAGTCGTGTCCCGTGGCTCAGGAATTGTTTGCCACAACTGCCGACGTATATCTCTTGCTGGGGAATCTACCCGAGGATTCAGCAGACACCAACACAGCCGACGGCAAGCCATTTACCGTTGAAGCTTCCCATACACGACTTGCTCGGATGGTCTGCGGTGATCGCGAGCTAGTATCATTCGACGACTCAGTAAAATTCGCCCAAGCGATCCGAGACGCACAACTTCGGAAAATGAGAGCGGCCTTTCAAAGCGTAGTTCACGCCATGCCCAGCCAGCCACAAACGATTATCCTCAGTGGTCATGGAGAATTTCTTGCTCGCCTACTAATGGGGGAACTTGAGATTTCGGCGAGCATTGTCTCGCTTAACGATGAATGGGGTGCAAAGTTAAATCGCTGTGCCCCTGCACATGCACTTGCCCTCTTGGCTCAAGAGAGTCTGTCGTGA
- a CDS encoding ATP-grasp domain-containing protein has translation MNIFVYEWITGGGLVEEPGALPASLLTEGEAMLVALATDFAALPNASVSVLRDARLDAVPLSYCEVIEVHSREHQLEELIRLSSEADHTLVIAPEFDGILASTVKRLRKSCGRLLNASDEFIAMTADKHRTAQHLAAAGARVPQGTLLDADAEKLPMDFPYPAVIKPVDGAGSQDTYLVNSCHDEPPPHPWPRRLERYCSGIPASVALLCGPEDCLPLPACRQNLTDDGRLGYLGGSLLWETELAERATKLASQAVNSIPGAIGYVGVDLVLGKEADGSEDVVIEINPRLTTSYVGLRAMTDDNLAGAMLCIATGEIVSLNFKRDPLEFSAAGMVRRPL, from the coding sequence ATGAACATCTTTGTCTACGAGTGGATCACAGGGGGAGGTCTGGTCGAAGAGCCTGGTGCGTTGCCCGCTTCACTACTCACTGAGGGCGAGGCAATGCTCGTCGCCTTGGCCACCGACTTTGCTGCTTTGCCTAATGCGAGTGTCTCAGTGTTACGCGATGCTCGGCTGGACGCCGTGCCACTCTCTTATTGCGAAGTTATCGAAGTACATTCACGCGAACATCAGCTCGAGGAGTTGATTCGACTTTCCTCCGAGGCCGATCATACGCTTGTGATCGCCCCGGAGTTTGATGGTATTCTCGCCAGCACAGTCAAGAGATTGCGCAAATCATGTGGACGATTACTCAACGCCAGCGATGAGTTCATCGCGATGACAGCCGATAAACATCGAACAGCCCAACATTTAGCCGCGGCTGGAGCAAGAGTACCGCAGGGAACTCTTCTTGATGCCGACGCCGAGAAGTTGCCGATGGACTTCCCCTACCCTGCAGTAATAAAGCCAGTCGATGGAGCGGGGTCACAAGATACTTATCTCGTGAATTCTTGCCACGACGAGCCCCCACCTCACCCCTGGCCCAGACGACTGGAGCGATACTGCTCTGGTATCCCGGCGAGTGTGGCTTTGCTATGCGGGCCTGAAGATTGCCTCCCATTGCCCGCTTGTCGACAGAATTTGACCGACGATGGCCGTCTTGGCTATTTGGGAGGTTCGCTCTTGTGGGAGACGGAATTGGCCGAACGGGCTACTAAGCTTGCATCTCAGGCCGTGAACTCCATTCCAGGTGCAATAGGCTACGTGGGAGTCGATCTAGTACTGGGCAAAGAGGCTGATGGTAGCGAAGATGTGGTGATCGAAATCAACCCTCGACTCACCACGTCCTATGTGGGACTTCGGGCGATGACCGATGACAATCTCGCGGGGGCCATGCTCTGCATCGCTACCGGTGAGATAGTAAGTCTCAATTTCAAACGCGACCCCTTGGAGTTCTCCGCCGCAGGCATGGTGCGGCGTCCCCTTTAG
- a CDS encoding metal-sulfur cluster assembly factor, with protein sequence MPIAEDHVREALKQVIDPELFVNIVDLGLIYEINIDETEEGKSNVAVNMTMTSPACPAGPQLLGQSKEFVGRLEGVNEVDVRLVMDPPWTPDRMTEDARDQLGIF encoded by the coding sequence ATGCCCATCGCAGAAGACCATGTCCGCGAAGCCTTGAAACAGGTGATCGATCCCGAGTTATTCGTCAACATCGTTGACTTGGGATTGATTTACGAAATCAACATCGACGAAACCGAAGAGGGCAAGTCGAACGTGGCGGTCAACATGACTATGACCAGCCCCGCGTGTCCCGCAGGACCCCAGCTATTAGGCCAGTCCAAAGAATTTGTTGGCCGCCTCGAAGGTGTCAACGAAGTGGACGTCCGACTCGTCATGGATCCTCCCTGGACCCCCGATCGCATGACCGAAGACGCTCGCGACCAGCTGGGAATCTTTTGA
- a CDS encoding Rieske (2Fe-2S) protein, translated as MSEFIEAAKVSEIADPSSLLVEVDEQLVVLIHAAGHYYALDDVCTHDGGPLSEGPLDATEGSIACPRHGAKFDIKTGAALTMPATKPTRSHEVKVEGEQILVRLCED; from the coding sequence TTGAGTGAATTCATCGAAGCCGCCAAAGTATCGGAAATCGCCGACCCAAGCTCGCTCCTAGTAGAAGTCGACGAGCAACTCGTGGTATTAATCCACGCCGCAGGGCATTACTATGCCCTCGACGACGTTTGTACCCACGATGGCGGCCCGTTGAGCGAAGGCCCGCTCGACGCCACAGAAGGCTCGATTGCTTGCCCCCGCCACGGAGCCAAATTCGACATCAAAACCGGTGCCGCACTCACCATGCCTGCTACGAAGCCGACCCGCTCTCACGAAGTCAAGGTCGAAGGCGAGCAAATTCTTGTCCGCCTTTGCGAAGATTGA
- the sufD gene encoding Fe-S cluster assembly protein SufD, with protein sequence MIATASPTTGFSQEVFDAFLAERDEPGWLTDRRVAAWKQFNSLGMPNKKDEEWMRTDIRLFHFDRFAPFAEAEVPATMPSPLLATGVDLAGQSVSLDSRSLSSELADEWAKKGVLFGSLDDLVKEHGDLLRPYIERQLIDPNQDKFSALNAALWSGANVLFVPKGVKVANPFHSFSVMSAGGVDLGKTLVILDSGAEATLLTETASTEPEAGGMHCGSIELIVEKEARLRYVNLQNWGNGVWHFAHQMGHVGANAGLQWTIGALGARLAKVNQHVALTGQDAEAQVNGVMFTHGKQHLCYNTHQHHKAPYCRSDLLYKAALQDKSRTVWRGMIKVDEAAQRTDAYQRNDNLMLSTAARADSIPGLEIEADDVRCTHGSTSGRVDDQQLFYAMTRGYTRQEAVRMIVTGFFQQVFDRITIESVRDALGEAIGRRVRDIEE encoded by the coding sequence ATGATTGCTACTGCGTCGCCTACCACCGGTTTTAGCCAAGAAGTTTTTGATGCGTTTCTCGCCGAACGCGATGAACCGGGTTGGCTCACGGATCGTCGTGTGGCTGCCTGGAAACAGTTCAACAGTCTTGGCATGCCAAATAAGAAGGACGAAGAATGGATGCGGACCGATATCCGTCTGTTCCACTTCGATCGTTTTGCTCCCTTTGCCGAAGCAGAAGTACCGGCTACGATGCCCTCCCCACTGCTTGCGACAGGAGTTGACCTCGCTGGTCAAAGTGTTTCGCTAGACAGCCGCAGCCTTTCCAGCGAACTTGCTGACGAATGGGCCAAAAAAGGCGTTCTGTTTGGCAGTCTCGATGACTTGGTGAAGGAACATGGCGATCTGTTGCGTCCGTACATCGAGCGACAGCTGATCGATCCCAATCAGGATAAATTCTCGGCACTTAATGCCGCGCTGTGGAGCGGTGCGAATGTGCTCTTCGTCCCCAAGGGAGTCAAAGTTGCCAACCCATTCCATTCCTTCTCGGTGATGTCCGCCGGAGGAGTCGATCTCGGCAAGACCCTCGTGATTCTTGATTCCGGAGCCGAAGCCACTTTGCTTACCGAAACCGCCAGCACCGAGCCTGAAGCAGGCGGCATGCATTGTGGTTCGATCGAGCTGATCGTCGAGAAAGAAGCTCGCCTCCGCTACGTCAATCTTCAAAACTGGGGCAACGGCGTGTGGCACTTCGCCCACCAGATGGGTCACGTCGGGGCGAATGCCGGTTTGCAGTGGACTATCGGCGCCTTGGGAGCACGCCTGGCAAAGGTGAATCAGCATGTCGCACTCACAGGGCAAGACGCCGAGGCCCAGGTCAATGGCGTGATGTTCACCCATGGCAAGCAACATCTCTGCTACAACACCCACCAGCATCACAAGGCTCCCTACTGCCGGAGCGATCTGCTCTACAAGGCGGCTCTCCAGGACAAATCACGAACCGTTTGGCGAGGAATGATCAAGGTCGACGAAGCAGCCCAACGCACCGACGCCTATCAGCGAAACGACAACCTGATGCTTTCCACAGCGGCCCGCGCCGATTCGATCCCCGGTCTGGAGATCGAGGCCGACGATGTCCGCTGCACTCACGGCAGCACCAGTGGCCGCGTGGACGATCAGCAATTGTTCTATGCCATGACTCGCGGCTACACGCGTCAGGAAGCGGTGCGGATGATCGTCACCGGTTTCTTCCAGCAGGTGTTTGATCGAATCACGATTGAAAGTGTGCGTGACGCATTGGGCGAAGCTATTGGAAGGCGGGTACGGGACATCGAAGAATGA
- a CDS encoding Uma2 family endonuclease, with protein sequence MAIGSQATVDDLYKVDGKAELVGGEIVHMSPTGDMPNFAAGEIFVSLHSYAKVNGGRVYTDNVAFLVNLPNRKSFSPDAAYYTGPRAKMKFLPQAPDFAVEVRSEGDYGPAAEREMAEKRADYFAAGTKVVWDVDLLGEDVIRVFRASTPSESTVYRKIETAEAEPAVPGWTFPVENLFE encoded by the coding sequence ATGGCTATTGGTTCGCAAGCGACTGTTGACGATCTCTACAAGGTCGATGGCAAGGCTGAGTTGGTCGGTGGGGAGATTGTACATATGAGTCCGACAGGAGATATGCCAAATTTCGCTGCGGGCGAAATCTTTGTTAGCCTTCATTCGTATGCAAAAGTTAACGGCGGACGAGTATACACAGATAATGTCGCCTTCTTAGTGAATCTTCCCAACCGCAAATCCTTTAGTCCTGACGCAGCTTACTATACAGGGCCTCGTGCGAAGATGAAGTTTCTACCTCAGGCCCCCGACTTCGCTGTTGAAGTACGTAGCGAAGGAGACTACGGCCCCGCAGCCGAGCGGGAGATGGCCGAAAAGCGAGCCGATTATTTTGCCGCCGGGACGAAGGTCGTCTGGGACGTTGATCTCCTCGGCGAAGACGTCATCCGAGTCTTCCGAGCATCCACCCCCAGTGAATCAACCGTTTACCGCAAGATTGAGACCGCCGAAGCCGAACCCGCCGTCCCCGGCTGGACGTTTCCTGTCGAAAACCTTTTTGAATAA
- the sufB gene encoding Fe-S cluster assembly protein SufB — translation MATDISQDVTAGEINKYDFITPSHDVFKAQRGLNKEIVAQISEMKNEPAWMRDFRLESFKIFESKPMPKWGGDIAIDFQDIYYYLKPADQQGKTWDDVPQDIKETFDKLGIPEAEKKYLAGVKAQFESEVVYGSLQEDLGNKGVIFTDTDTAVREHPEILREYFGKIIPPSDNKFAALNSAVWSGGSFIYVPPGVHIDFPLQAYFRINAEQMGQFERTLIIVDEGASVHYVEGCTAPMYTTESLHSAVVEVIVKKNGRARYTTIQNWANNIYNLVTKRAVAYQDSLMEWIDGNLGSHLTMKYPAVYMMEPGARGEILSIAFSSKGQHQDAGAKVVHCAPHTKSRIISKSISKNGGRSSYRGLCKVEKGATDCKSNVVCDALILDADSRSDTYPYIEVEEQDVQIEHEASVSRIGEEQLFYLMSRGLSEAEASSMIVSGFIEPLIKELPMEYAVEMNRLIELQMEGSVG, via the coding sequence ATGGCTACTGATATTTCTCAAGACGTAACCGCAGGTGAAATCAATAAGTACGATTTCATCACTCCATCTCACGATGTGTTCAAGGCCCAAAGGGGTTTGAATAAAGAGATCGTTGCGCAGATTTCCGAGATGAAAAACGAACCTGCCTGGATGCGGGATTTTCGCCTCGAATCATTCAAAATCTTTGAATCGAAGCCCATGCCCAAATGGGGTGGCGACATCGCGATCGACTTTCAGGACATCTACTACTACCTGAAACCTGCCGACCAGCAGGGAAAGACCTGGGACGATGTCCCGCAAGACATTAAAGAAACCTTCGACAAATTGGGCATCCCCGAAGCCGAGAAAAAATACCTTGCCGGCGTCAAAGCACAATTCGAGAGTGAAGTCGTCTATGGCTCTCTCCAGGAAGACCTGGGAAATAAGGGTGTCATCTTCACCGACACTGACACGGCCGTCCGAGAGCATCCCGAGATTCTCCGGGAATACTTTGGGAAGATCATTCCTCCTTCGGACAACAAGTTCGCCGCCCTCAACTCGGCTGTCTGGTCTGGTGGATCCTTCATCTATGTGCCGCCGGGCGTACATATTGATTTCCCGCTCCAGGCCTACTTCCGCATCAATGCCGAGCAGATGGGGCAATTTGAGCGCACGCTGATCATCGTCGACGAAGGGGCATCGGTACATTACGTCGAAGGCTGCACAGCGCCGATGTACACCACCGAGAGTCTCCACTCGGCCGTGGTTGAAGTGATCGTCAAGAAAAATGGCCGTGCCCGCTATACGACGATTCAGAACTGGGCCAACAACATCTATAACCTCGTGACGAAGCGAGCCGTTGCCTATCAGGATTCCCTCATGGAATGGATCGATGGCAATCTGGGGAGCCACCTCACGATGAAGTACCCAGCCGTTTATATGATGGAGCCCGGTGCTCGCGGTGAGATTCTGTCGATTGCGTTTTCCTCAAAAGGCCAACATCAGGACGCCGGTGCAAAGGTGGTACATTGTGCCCCGCACACCAAGAGCCGAATTATTTCCAAGAGTATCAGCAAGAACGGTGGCCGCAGCAGTTACCGTGGCTTGTGCAAAGTGGAAAAGGGTGCGACCGACTGCAAAAGCAACGTCGTCTGCGATGCCCTGATTCTCGATGCCGACAGCCGTAGTGACACCTACCCTTACATCGAGGTTGAAGAGCAAGACGTGCAGATCGAGCACGAAGCCAGTGTTTCGCGCATCGGCGAGGAGCAGCTCTTCTACTTGATGAGCCGTGGCCTTAGCGAAGCGGAGGCGAGCTCAATGATCGTCAGCGGATTCATCGAGCCGCTGATCAAAGAACTCCCCATGGAGTACGCCGTCGAAATGAATCGGCTAATCGAGCTGCAAATGGAAGGCAGCGTCGGCTAA
- the sufC gene encoding Fe-S cluster assembly ATPase SufC, translating to MSETLKITNLHVSVEGKPILRGVNLTINRGETHALMGPNGSGKSTLGNVIMGHPNYEVTEGTIELNGVDISEWDATERARAGIFMAFQRPMAIPGVKMADFLRHATTNVRNPERKEGEELIPMRQFRKELTEKMGQLRMDTEFARRYVNDGFSGGEMKRAEILQMAMLKPKFAILDETDSGLDVDAVKLASQSIAEIGSDQMGILIITHHDKLLDQNTPDFTHVMLGGKIVETGGVELAHELYTDGYDRIRASYPEAAVAEQVMAEAEAV from the coding sequence ATGTCTGAAACACTTAAAATTACGAATCTCCATGTGTCCGTCGAAGGCAAACCAATCTTGCGCGGCGTAAATCTCACGATCAATCGTGGCGAAACACACGCTCTGATGGGTCCTAACGGATCGGGCAAGAGTACGCTGGGCAACGTCATTATGGGTCACCCCAATTACGAAGTGACCGAGGGGACGATTGAGCTCAACGGCGTTGACATATCCGAGTGGGACGCGACCGAACGCGCCCGCGCCGGCATCTTCATGGCCTTCCAACGTCCGATGGCGATTCCCGGCGTGAAGATGGCCGACTTCCTCCGTCATGCGACAACCAACGTTCGCAATCCTGAACGCAAAGAGGGAGAGGAATTGATACCCATGCGTCAGTTCCGCAAAGAGCTGACCGAGAAGATGGGACAACTTAGGATGGACACCGAGTTTGCTCGCCGCTATGTGAACGATGGTTTTTCAGGCGGTGAGATGAAGCGTGCTGAAATCCTTCAAATGGCTATGCTCAAACCAAAATTCGCCATCCTCGACGAGACCGACAGCGGTCTCGACGTCGATGCCGTGAAGCTGGCCAGCCAGAGCATTGCTGAGATTGGCAGCGACCAGATGGGCATTCTGATCATAACGCACCACGACAAACTGCTTGATCAGAATACGCCTGACTTCACCCATGTGATGCTCGGCGGCAAGATCGTCGAAACAGGTGGCGTGGAACTCGCCCACGAACTTTACACAGATGGCTACGACCGGATTCGTGCCAGTTATCCTGAAGCAGCCGTTGCTGAGCAAGTGATGGCCGAAGCAGAAGCAGTTTAG
- a CDS encoding NADH-quinone oxidoreductase subunit B has product MPQPWIEGRFEENVVTTTVEQAINWARQSSIWPMTFGLACCAIEMMAAGASRFDLDRFGAGAFRATPRQADLMIVAGTVTYKMASRVRRLYNLMPDPKFVIAMGACTVGGGPYFKYGYHVVKGVDLVVPVDVYVPGCPPRPESLLEGLMRIQDKIKGHKIAKMAGSAGTGQLGRKLEDELPMPHHSGYVYSPIDTEPVYDHQKITG; this is encoded by the coding sequence ATGCCACAGCCATGGATTGAAGGACGTTTTGAAGAGAACGTGGTCACGACGACCGTCGAGCAGGCAATCAATTGGGCTCGTCAATCGAGCATTTGGCCGATGACGTTTGGACTTGCCTGTTGTGCCATCGAGATGATGGCTGCAGGCGCGAGTAGATTTGATCTTGATCGTTTTGGAGCTGGTGCGTTTCGAGCCACACCGCGCCAGGCGGACTTGATGATCGTCGCGGGCACTGTAACGTACAAAATGGCTAGCCGAGTGAGACGACTCTACAACCTGATGCCGGATCCTAAGTTTGTCATTGCAATGGGTGCCTGCACTGTGGGGGGCGGTCCTTACTTCAAGTACGGCTACCATGTCGTGAAGGGTGTCGACCTAGTCGTACCGGTCGATGTTTACGTCCCAGGCTGCCCACCACGTCCTGAATCCTTGCTCGAAGGCCTGATGAGAATTCAAGACAAGATCAAGGGGCATAAAATCGCCAAAATGGCCGGCAGCGCTGGCACCGGGCAATTAGGCCGCAAGCTGGAAGACGAGCTCCCTATGCCTCACCACAGTGGCTATGTTTACAGCCCCATCGACACTGAACCTGTCTACGATCACCAGAAGATTACTGGGTAA
- a CDS encoding helix-turn-helix transcriptional regulator yields MPETSLQHGVDNSTNDREIIEFVRREGAASISELVEFTGVTATAVRQRLTRLMEQGLIERESEKAGRGRPTHRYSLSSAGVRTSGTNYEDLAGVLWAEIRAVKDPDVRYGLLKRIVSQLADHYRDRIQGDSIEQRMQSLVALMGERDVPFEVTQTDGSQLPVLTALACPYPTLAEQDRTVCSMEKMLFSEVLGEGLKLSSCRLDGATHCTFDTNGRSAPTL; encoded by the coding sequence ATGCCCGAAACTAGCCTACAGCATGGAGTTGATAATTCGACGAATGATCGAGAGATCATTGAGTTCGTTCGCCGGGAAGGTGCGGCCTCAATTAGTGAACTCGTTGAATTTACCGGAGTAACCGCCACTGCTGTGAGGCAACGCCTCACTCGGCTCATGGAACAAGGATTAATCGAACGGGAATCGGAGAAAGCTGGCCGGGGACGACCGACCCATCGTTATTCGCTTTCGTCAGCCGGAGTTCGCACCAGTGGCACGAACTACGAAGATCTGGCGGGGGTGCTGTGGGCTGAAATCCGGGCCGTTAAAGATCCTGATGTTCGCTATGGCCTGTTGAAGAGAATTGTGTCCCAGTTGGCAGATCACTACCGCGATCGGATCCAAGGGGACTCCATCGAACAACGAATGCAGTCTCTGGTAGCCCTAATGGGTGAACGGGACGTCCCGTTTGAAGTGACGCAAACCGATGGCTCCCAACTTCCCGTTCTGACAGCCCTAGCCTGCCCCTACCCGACTCTGGCTGAGCAAGATCGAACGGTTTGCTCGATGGAAAAAATGTTGTTCTCGGAAGTATTGGGAGAAGGGCTGAAACTCAGTTCCTGCCGCTTGGATGGAGCGACGCACTGCACTTTCGACACGAACGGCCGGTCAGCACCCACACTATAA